The DNA sequence GGTCCGCGACCTGGACTTCTCCACTCTGGAAAAGCAGAATGGCTCCTATGTGACCGATGATCCGCGCCAGCGCCACGACGACATCATCTGGCGGGTCTGGTGTAAAGGCCGTTGGTTCTATGTCTACCTGCTCATTGAATTTCAAAGCGCCGTGGACCCGTGGATGGCGGTGCGGATCATGACCTACGTAGGTCTTTTGTACCAGGACCTGATCAAGGCCGAGGTCGTCAAAAACGGCGAATCCCTACCCCCGGTCTTCCCGCTGGTGCTCTATAACGGGCCTGAGGCC is a window from the Spartobacteria bacterium genome containing:
- a CDS encoding transposase, encoding MSVTPNDGSYKHLFSHPEMVKSLIRDFVPEDWVRDLDFSTLEKQNGSYVTDDPRQRHDDIIWRVWCKGRWFYVYLLIEFQSAVDPWMAVRIMTYVGLLYQDLIKAEVVKNGESLPPVFPLVLYNGPEA